One stretch of Carassius carassius chromosome 18, fCarCar2.1, whole genome shotgun sequence DNA includes these proteins:
- the LOC132092657 gene encoding transcription initiation factor IIA subunit 1-like, with protein sequence MASSANSNQVPKLYQTVMDDVISEVRELFLDEGVDEQVLMELKTLWENKLMQSKAVEGFHTEEQQALQAQQQQAQPAQQTQTQSQPQQILLPPAQQGTQQQVIVQDPKVLHHMNATGMSAAATAATLALPTGVAPFSQFITHQGQLLQVYRAANGAQYLIQPQQQMVLQQQVLPHMQPGGVQAPVIQQVLTPLQGGLPQQTGVIIQPQQIVLTGNKVQQNTQVMQATAMTVQPEQGAAHVQAQPQPQPQPQAPQQQPPQTQASQQPPMVLQVDGAGDTSSEEDEEEEDEYDEDEDEDKEKDGGEDGQVEEEPLNSGDDVSDEEDQELFDTENVVVCQYDKIHRSKNKWKFHLKDGIMNLNGRDYVFSKAIGDAEW encoded by the exons CCTAAACTGTATCAGACAGTGATGGATGACGTCATCAGTGAAGTCCGAGAGCTTTTCCTGGACGAGGGAGTGGATGAACAGGTGCTGATGGAGCTGAAAACG CTGTGGGAGAACAAGCTGATGCAGTCCAAGGCAGTGGAGGGTTTTCATACGGAGGAGCAGCAGGCTCTGCAAGCTCAACAGCAGCAAGCCCAACCAGCTCAGCAGACGCAAACACAGTCCCAACCACAGCAAATCCTCCTGCCTCCAGCCCAGCAGG GTACTCAGCAGCAGGTCATTGTTCAGGATCCTAAGGTTCTCCACCACATGAATGCTACAGGAATG AGTGCAGCAGCCACAGCAGCAACTTTGGCTTTACCCACAGGTGTAGCACCGTTTTCGCAGTTTATCACCCATCAAG GTCAGCTCCTGCAGGTGTACAGAGCTGCCAATGGAGCTCAATACCTCATTCAGCCCCAGCAGCAGATGGTGCTGCAGCAGCAGGTCCTGCCACACATGCAGCCTGGAGGCGTGCAGGCCCCCGTCATACAGCAG GTGTTGACTCCACTTCAGGGAGGTCTTCCCCAGCAGACCGGAGTCATCATCCAGCCGCAGCAGATTGTCCTCACAGGAAATAAAGTACAGCAGAACACTCAG GTCATGCAGGCAACAGCGATGACTGTGCAGCCGGAGCAGGGAGCTGCGCATGTGCAGGCTCAACCGCAGCCACAGCCTCAACCACAGGCACCACAGCAACAGCCACCGCAGACACAGGCCTCACAGCAACCTCCCATGGTGCTCCAGGTGGACGGTGCAGGAGACACGTCCtcggaggaggatgaggaggaggaggacgagtatgatgaagatgaggatgaagaCAAAGAGAAAGATGGTGGGGAGGATGGCCAAGTGGAGGAG GAGCCGTTAAACAGTGGCGATGACGTCAGTGATGAGGAAGATCAGGAGCTGTTCGACACGGAGAACGTGGTGGTCTGCCAGTATGACAAG ATTCACAGAAGTAAGAACAAATGGAAATTTCACCTGAAAGATGGGATAATGAATCTGAACGGGCGGGATTACGTGTTCTCCAAAGCCATTGGAGATGCAGAGTGGTAA